One window from the genome of Bradyrhizobium xenonodulans encodes:
- the tilS gene encoding tRNA lysidine(34) synthetase TilS, with translation MSDDDNSPITARAGKQLFAGLRSAPGLVLAVSGGPDSVALMWLAARWRRGLARGPQLTVVTVDHGLRPEAAREAREVKGLATELGLTHRTLRWRGAKPDTGLPAAAREARYRLLNEAARKAGASHVLTAHTRDDQAETLLMRMLRGSGLAGLSAMARLTERDGIVLARPLLDVPKSQLVATLKRARIGFADDPTNRDTAFTRPRLRALLPQLAAEGGDSRSLARLAARLARANAAVEVLVDGAERFLQLRARGDAPQANGRSFEAEAFALLPEEVRLRLLLRTVNALGREGPAELGKVEALLAALDQAVNQVMAARPPAPANGRAILKQTLAGALISLAGGRIHITPAPARRFRGGS, from the coding sequence ATGTCAGACGACGACAATTCACCGATCACGGCGCGCGCGGGGAAGCAGCTCTTCGCCGGGTTGAGAAGCGCGCCGGGACTGGTGCTCGCGGTCTCCGGCGGGCCCGACTCGGTCGCGCTGATGTGGCTCGCCGCGCGCTGGCGGCGCGGCCTTGCACGTGGCCCCCAGCTCACTGTCGTCACCGTCGATCACGGCCTGCGGCCGGAAGCTGCGCGCGAGGCGCGCGAGGTGAAGGGGCTGGCAACCGAGCTCGGGCTGACGCACCGGACCCTGCGCTGGCGCGGCGCGAAGCCGGACACGGGATTGCCCGCCGCTGCGCGCGAAGCCCGCTACCGCCTGCTCAACGAGGCCGCGCGCAAGGCCGGCGCCAGCCATGTGCTGACCGCCCACACCCGCGACGACCAGGCCGAGACCCTGTTGATGCGCATGCTTCGCGGCAGTGGACTTGCCGGACTGTCGGCGATGGCGCGCCTGACGGAGCGTGACGGCATCGTGCTGGCGCGTCCCCTGCTCGATGTCCCGAAGTCGCAGCTCGTCGCGACGCTGAAGCGTGCCAGGATTGGCTTTGCCGACGACCCCACCAACCGCGACACCGCCTTCACCCGGCCGCGGCTGCGTGCGCTGCTGCCGCAACTCGCGGCCGAGGGCGGCGATAGCAGGAGCCTGGCGCGGCTCGCCGCAAGGCTGGCGCGCGCCAATGCGGCGGTCGAGGTGCTGGTCGATGGCGCCGAGCGCTTCCTTCAGCTCCGGGCGCGCGGCGATGCGCCGCAGGCGAATGGCCGAAGCTTCGAGGCCGAAGCCTTTGCCCTCCTGCCGGAGGAGGTCCGGCTGCGGCTGCTGCTGCGGACGGTCAATGCCCTCGGCCGTGAAGGGCCGGCGGAACTCGGCAAGGTCGAGGCCCTCCTGGCCGCGCTCGATCAGGCCGTGAATCAGGTAATGGCCGCAAGGCCCCCTGCACCCGCAAATGGCCGTGCGATCCTGAAGCAGACCCTTGCGGGAGCCTTGATCAGCCTTGCCGGGGGGCGTATCCACATCACGCCTGCGCCGGCGCGCCGGTTCAGGGGCGGATCATGA
- the ybgF gene encoding tol-pal system protein YbgF: MSSKFKAITGTVAIAALLSFCAPVCAQSDDDPEMRIERLENQLRQLTGQNEELQYRNRQLEERLRALEGGAPGAPGQVPNVSAMPPAQIAPTQVAPASRQQQQAQPNYEQPQAAAPIVQEQPAPGAPGTRRRGDSFDPSQNPNAPGAPRALGGGQQPMPAGTQAGAPGGRGYGEPLDLSNNGPRYPQAAVPTQPGYPPAQQGNPAPSGGTGLATLPPSATPRDEFDLGIGYMQRKDYALAEQTMKNFAQKYPSDPLLGDAQYWLGESYFQRQQYRDSAEAFLAVTTKYDKSAKAPDALLRLGQSLAALKEKEAACAAFGEVGRKYPRASAGVKAAVDREQKRVKC, from the coding sequence ATGTCATCGAAATTCAAGGCAATTACCGGCACCGTGGCGATCGCTGCGCTGCTCTCTTTCTGCGCGCCCGTATGCGCGCAGTCGGACGACGACCCGGAGATGCGGATCGAGCGGCTGGAGAACCAGCTGCGCCAGCTCACCGGCCAGAACGAAGAGCTGCAATATCGCAACCGCCAGCTCGAAGAGCGGCTGCGGGCGCTCGAGGGCGGCGCGCCAGGCGCGCCCGGACAGGTGCCCAATGTCTCGGCGATGCCGCCAGCCCAGATCGCGCCGACCCAGGTCGCGCCGGCCTCTCGCCAGCAGCAGCAGGCCCAGCCGAATTACGAGCAGCCGCAGGCCGCCGCGCCGATCGTTCAGGAGCAGCCGGCACCGGGCGCGCCCGGCACGCGCCGCCGCGGTGATTCCTTCGACCCGAGCCAGAACCCGAACGCACCCGGCGCGCCGCGCGCGCTCGGTGGCGGGCAGCAGCCGATGCCGGCAGGCACTCAGGCAGGTGCGCCCGGCGGCCGCGGCTATGGCGAGCCGCTCGATCTCTCCAACAACGGCCCCCGCTACCCGCAAGCCGCGGTGCCGACACAGCCGGGCTATCCGCCGGCCCAACAGGGCAATCCCGCGCCGTCGGGCGGCACGGGCCTTGCGACCCTGCCGCCCTCGGCCACGCCGCGCGATGAGTTCGACCTCGGCATCGGCTACATGCAGCGCAAGGACTACGCGCTCGCCGAGCAAACGATGAAGAACTTTGCGCAGAAATATCCGAGCGACCCGCTGCTCGGCGATGCGCAATATTGGCTTGGCGAAAGCTACTTCCAGCGCCAGCAATATCGTGACTCCGCGGAAGCCTTCCTTGCCGTCACCACCAAGTACGACAAATCGGCCAAGGCGCCGGATGCCCTGCTGCGGCTCGGCCAGTCGCTGGCCGCTCTGAAGGAGAAGGAGGCCGCCTGCGCCGCCTTCGGCGAAGTCGGCCGCAAATATCCGCGCGCCTCCGCCGGCGTCAAAGCCGCGGTCGATCGCGAGCAGAAGCGGGTGAAGTGCTGA
- the pal gene encoding peptidoglycan-associated lipoprotein Pal, with amino-acid sequence MKYPMRILQGLKLAAVVAIALSMGACANKNAATDAMANAATPGSQQDFVVNVGDRVFFESDQTDLTPQAIVTLEKQAQWLQNYRQYSFTIEGHADERGTREYNIALGARRAQSVRSFLASRGIDPNRMRTISYGKERPVAVCNDISCWSQNRRAVTVLNASS; translated from the coding sequence ATGAAATATCCTATGCGTATCCTCCAGGGATTGAAGCTGGCTGCAGTGGTTGCAATTGCGCTGTCGATGGGCGCCTGCGCCAACAAGAATGCTGCGACGGATGCGATGGCCAACGCGGCGACGCCTGGCAGCCAGCAGGACTTCGTGGTGAACGTGGGCGACCGCGTGTTCTTCGAAAGCGACCAGACCGATCTGACCCCGCAGGCGATCGTGACCCTGGAGAAGCAGGCGCAGTGGCTCCAGAACTACCGCCAATACAGCTTCACCATCGAAGGTCATGCCGACGAGCGCGGCACCCGCGAATACAACATCGCGCTCGGCGCCCGCCGCGCCCAGTCGGTGCGTTCGTTCCTTGCCTCGCGCGGCATCGATCCGAACCGCATGCGCACGATCTCCTACGGCAAGGAGCGGCCGGTCGCCGTCTGTAACGACATCTCCTGCTGGTCGCAGAACCGTCGCGCCGTCACCGTGCTGAACGCGAGCTCCTGA
- a CDS encoding N-acyl amino acid synthase FeeM domain-containing protein, producing the protein MESRAEPRAPLVMRGAGIFDRVDYRLIETPEDKDRLYQMRYRAYLHGGLILPSEAHRVSDRYDDAPNAWTFGIYIDGELCSSVRLHVLTSDQRMSYATELFGDVLHPRLDRGEVFVDPARFVADPEQAGRFPELPYVTLRLAYLACEHFNADTGLAQVRAEHQAFYRRVFLHEAITEPRSFPNVLKPVALMASDFRSLRERVLTRFPIMRSSAFERRMLFDRGNNIRAAVPRPVLVAGAAQG; encoded by the coding sequence ATGGAATCCCGGGCCGAGCCGCGCGCTCCGTTGGTTATGCGGGGGGCAGGGATTTTTGATCGGGTCGACTACAGACTCATCGAAACTCCGGAAGACAAAGATCGCCTCTATCAAATGCGCTACCGGGCCTATCTGCACGGTGGATTGATCCTGCCGTCCGAGGCGCATCGCGTCAGCGATCGCTATGATGATGCGCCGAACGCCTGGACCTTCGGAATCTACATCGATGGCGAGCTCTGCAGCTCCGTCCGTCTGCATGTCCTGACGTCGGATCAGCGCATGTCCTATGCGACCGAATTGTTCGGCGACGTGCTTCATCCCCGTCTCGACCGCGGCGAGGTTTTCGTCGATCCGGCGCGGTTCGTTGCCGACCCTGAGCAGGCCGGGCGATTTCCGGAGCTGCCCTATGTCACCCTGCGCCTCGCTTATCTCGCCTGCGAACACTTCAATGCCGACACCGGGCTTGCGCAGGTCCGGGCGGAGCATCAGGCATTCTACCGCCGGGTCTTTCTGCATGAGGCGATCACGGAACCGCGCTCGTTTCCGAACGTGTTGAAGCCGGTCGCCCTGATGGCGTCCGATTTCCGAAGCCTCCGCGAGCGCGTCTTGACCCGCTTTCCGATCATGCGTTCGAGTGCCTTCGAGCGGCGGATGCTGTTCGACCGCGGTAACAACATCCGCGCCGCCGTGCCGCGCCCCGTGCTTGTCGCGGGTGCTGCGCAAGGCTGA
- a CDS encoding putative bifunctional diguanylate cyclase/phosphodiesterase yields MQFASQSGESEQASPTVSAALIDSLFEAPRPLLAGLVFVSIGAAMTALKTGEPLIWACVGLLVVAGIFRAFNLYLYQRRKLTLTTREASHWQTRYQVGAMVQAAAIGTWCSTTLFSSDDAVAHMIALSVTTGIAAGGAGRAYGRQWIFQLQVSLVFVPIVIALALRGTPFYVAMAVVSAAFLLSLMGLSANLHRIFMRALVAREREAALAGRFDTALNNMPHGLCMFHVDGQLAVMNHRFGEMMNLPDDLVQSGPSASQIIAACIESVSLSRESGDLILHDIRELQNKEIVTTDPDPARGRTLSWTIQPMTDGGAVVLLEDITERKSAEAKISHLARYDELTALPNRVSFRDEIERLLAISHSSERLCALLFVDLDQFKQVNDTLGHPCGDQLLCAVANRLREMLRPEDFVARFGGDEFVVFQQNISSPEDAASLARRIVERLSERYRIDNHLVEIGASVGIALTSPDGDVSADTLLKNADMALYRAKADGRGTFCFFRDEMAATVEARRILELDLRKALANEEFELFYQPLVNLKSGKITTCEALLRWNHPVRGTVSPVDIIPVAEDMGLIVDLGRWILRRACMECMKWPDGVSVAVNFSPQQFHQRDVLSEIRYALEVSGLPAHRLEIEITESSLLRNTQLTHDILSQLHALGVRISLDDFGTGYSSLSYLHNFPMQKVKIDRSFLEGIDTDRPLTLLRGVARLSADLGMAVVVEGIETNEQLELISADGTVSEGQGYLFSRPVPAVRVRQLLNASHGRRLHEDQVVAISSRSFA; encoded by the coding sequence ATGCAGTTCGCAAGCCAGAGCGGAGAATCCGAGCAGGCCTCGCCGACGGTTTCGGCAGCGCTGATCGATTCGCTGTTCGAAGCCCCCCGTCCTCTGCTGGCCGGCCTGGTATTCGTCTCCATCGGCGCCGCGATGACTGCGCTGAAGACGGGAGAACCACTTATCTGGGCCTGCGTCGGGCTTCTCGTCGTTGCCGGCATCTTCCGCGCGTTCAACCTGTACCTGTACCAGAGGCGCAAGCTGACGCTGACGACCAGGGAGGCGTCGCACTGGCAGACGCGCTACCAGGTCGGGGCGATGGTTCAGGCGGCCGCGATCGGCACCTGGTGCTCGACGACCCTGTTCAGCAGCGACGATGCCGTCGCCCATATGATCGCCCTGTCCGTCACCACCGGAATTGCGGCAGGCGGCGCCGGCAGGGCCTATGGCCGACAGTGGATCTTCCAGCTGCAGGTCAGCCTCGTCTTCGTTCCCATCGTGATCGCGCTGGCGTTGCGCGGCACGCCGTTCTACGTCGCGATGGCGGTCGTGAGCGCCGCCTTCCTCCTGTCGCTGATGGGACTGTCGGCCAATCTGCACCGGATATTCATGCGCGCGCTGGTCGCGCGTGAGCGCGAAGCCGCACTCGCCGGCCGGTTCGACACCGCCTTGAACAACATGCCGCACGGCCTGTGCATGTTCCACGTCGACGGCCAGCTCGCGGTCATGAATCATCGTTTCGGCGAGATGATGAACCTGCCCGACGACCTCGTGCAGAGCGGCCCCAGCGCATCCCAGATCATCGCGGCGTGCATCGAGTCCGTCTCGCTATCGAGGGAGAGCGGCGATCTGATCCTGCACGACATCCGCGAGCTTCAGAACAAGGAGATCGTGACCACGGACCCCGACCCCGCACGGGGGCGGACGCTGTCATGGACCATTCAGCCGATGACGGACGGAGGCGCCGTCGTCCTGCTGGAGGACATTACCGAGCGCAAGAGCGCCGAGGCGAAGATCAGCCATCTGGCCCGCTACGACGAGCTCACGGCGCTTCCCAACCGCGTCAGCTTCCGCGACGAGATCGAGCGGCTGCTGGCGATCTCGCACAGCTCTGAACGCCTCTGCGCGCTGCTGTTCGTCGACCTCGACCAGTTCAAGCAAGTCAATGATACGCTCGGTCACCCCTGCGGCGACCAGCTTCTGTGCGCGGTCGCCAACCGTCTGCGCGAGATGCTGCGCCCCGAGGATTTCGTCGCCCGCTTCGGCGGCGACGAGTTCGTCGTGTTCCAGCAGAACATCAGCTCGCCCGAGGACGCAGCCAGCCTTGCCCGCCGAATCGTCGAACGCCTGAGCGAGCGCTACCGCATCGACAATCATCTGGTCGAAATCGGCGCCAGCGTCGGCATCGCGCTGACCTCGCCGGACGGCGACGTCAGCGCCGACACGCTGCTCAAGAACGCCGACATGGCGCTGTACCGCGCCAAGGCCGACGGCCGCGGCACCTTCTGCTTCTTCCGCGACGAGATGGCGGCCACCGTCGAGGCCCGCCGCATCCTCGAGCTGGACCTGCGCAAGGCGCTCGCCAACGAGGAGTTCGAGCTGTTCTACCAGCCGCTGGTCAACCTGAAGTCCGGCAAGATCACCACCTGCGAGGCGCTGTTGCGCTGGAATCATCCGGTGCGCGGCACGGTCTCGCCGGTCGACATCATCCCGGTCGCCGAGGACATGGGCCTGATCGTCGATCTCGGCCGCTGGATCCTGCGCCGCGCCTGCATGGAATGCATGAAGTGGCCGGACGGCGTCAGCGTCGCCGTCAACTTCTCGCCGCAGCAATTCCACCAGCGCGACGTGCTCAGCGAAATCCGCTACGCGCTCGAGGTCTCGGGCCTGCCGGCCCATCGGCTCGAGATCGAGATCACCGAGTCGTCGCTGCTGCGCAACACCCAGCTCACCCACGACATCCTGTCGCAGCTGCATGCGCTCGGCGTGCGCATCTCGCTGGACGATTTCGGCACCGGCTATTCGAGCCTCAGCTACCTGCACAATTTCCCGATGCAGAAGGTCAAGATCGACCGCTCCTTCCTCGAGGGAATCGACACCGACCGGCCGCTGACGCTGCTGCGCGGCGTGGCGCGGCTGTCCGCCGATCTCGGCATGGCCGTGGTGGTCGAGGGCATCGAGACCAACGAGCAGCTCGAGCTGATCAGCGCCGACGGGACGGTGAGCGAGGGGCAGGGTTATCTGTTCAGCCGGCCGGTCCCGGCGGTGCGGGTGCGCCAATTGCTCAACGCCTCGCATGGCCGTCGCCTGCACGAAGATCAGGTTGTCGCGATCTCCTCGCGCTCCTTCGCCTGA
- the tolB gene encoding Tol-Pal system beta propeller repeat protein TolB codes for MNDVSSMNRRRFMTLTGSTLAMLGGGRVLAQAQPQQGRLRIDPTEFRPIPIAISNFVPGSPADGDVSNGVTQVITNNLKRSGLFAPIDQAAFIERISNIDVAPQFQNWKTINAQALVTGRMTRGQDGRLKAEFRLWDVVTGQQLTGQQYFTSPEYWRRIAHIISDQIYEQMTGEKGYFDSRVVFVDETGPKERRVKRLAMMDQDGANVRYLTRGSDLVLTPRFSPNSQEITYMEFGQGDPKVYLFNIETGQREIVGNFPGMTFAPRFSPDGQRVIMSLQQGGNSNLFAMDLRSRSTTRLTDTPAIDTSPSYSPDGTRICFESDRGGRSQIYVMSAGGGAAQRISFSKDDTNASYSTPVWSPRGDYIAFTRQGGGQFSIGVMKPDGSGERLLTSGFHNEGPTFSPNGRVLMFFRDPGGNGGPSLYSVDISGRNELKVPTPGFASDPAWSPLLSSTPG; via the coding sequence ATGAATGACGTGAGTTCGATGAACCGCCGCCGCTTCATGACCCTGACCGGATCGACGCTCGCGATGCTCGGGGGCGGACGTGTCCTTGCTCAGGCCCAGCCCCAGCAGGGGCGGCTCCGCATCGATCCCACCGAGTTTCGGCCGATTCCGATCGCGATCTCCAACTTCGTGCCGGGCTCTCCCGCCGACGGCGATGTCAGCAACGGCGTCACGCAGGTCATCACCAACAATCTGAAGCGCTCGGGCCTGTTCGCCCCGATCGACCAGGCTGCCTTCATCGAGCGCATCAGCAACATCGACGTCGCGCCGCAATTCCAGAACTGGAAGACCATCAACGCGCAGGCGCTGGTCACCGGCCGCATGACGCGGGGGCAGGACGGAAGGCTCAAGGCCGAATTCCGCCTCTGGGACGTGGTCACCGGCCAGCAGCTCACGGGACAGCAATATTTCACCTCGCCGGAATATTGGCGCCGCATCGCCCACATCATCTCCGACCAGATCTATGAGCAGATGACCGGCGAGAAGGGCTATTTCGACAGCCGCGTCGTGTTCGTCGACGAGACCGGGCCGAAAGAGCGCCGCGTCAAGCGGCTCGCGATGATGGACCAGGACGGCGCCAACGTGCGCTACCTGACCCGCGGCTCCGACCTCGTGCTGACGCCGCGCTTCTCGCCGAACTCGCAAGAGATCACCTACATGGAATTCGGCCAGGGCGATCCGAAGGTCTATCTCTTCAACATCGAGACCGGCCAGCGCGAGATCGTCGGCAACTTCCCCGGCATGACCTTCGCGCCGCGCTTCTCGCCGGACGGCCAGCGCGTCATCATGAGCTTGCAGCAGGGTGGCAATTCCAACCTGTTCGCGATGGATCTGCGCTCGCGCTCGACCACGCGCCTCACCGACACGCCGGCGATCGACACGTCTCCGTCCTACTCACCGGACGGCACCCGCATCTGCTTCGAGTCCGATCGTGGCGGTCGCTCGCAGATCTACGTGATGTCGGCAGGCGGCGGAGCGGCGCAGCGCATCTCCTTCTCCAAGGACGACACCAACGCCAGCTATTCGACGCCGGTGTGGTCGCCGCGCGGCGATTACATCGCCTTCACCCGTCAGGGCGGCGGGCAATTCTCGATTGGCGTCATGAAGCCTGACGGCTCCGGCGAGCGGCTGCTCACCTCGGGCTTCCACAATGAAGGCCCGACCTTCTCGCCGAACGGCCGCGTGCTGATGTTCTTCCGCGATCCAGGCGGCAACGGCGGACCGTCGCTGTACTCCGTCGACATCTCCGGTCGCAACGAGCTCAAGGTGCCGACGCCGGGCTTCGCTTCCGACCCGGCCTGGTCGCCGCTGCTGTCCTCGACACCCGGCTAA
- a CDS encoding protein TolA, with the protein MRVNVDKTFVASIALHILVLGWGLVTFSSKAFIAPEESLPVDIISSDQLAKMMSGQKTGDKKEPKPKVEKIAEAKPEEDAVGKVTEKKELIKTNSQPEPPPKPVEKPVEKKPEPPKPVAEAKPKEEPKPQEKKPDPAKEDPIAELQKKMETKKPPPKPVEQKVAAVQPQQQPKPKERSFDPAQIQRDLDKRSATRHELSGAALNASAALGSTTGTSANNVATWQGAFQGAVKRCFTPTYNGQDANLYEADIDIPMKIDGSLASEPVIVAVRGPSRSIAQAVAESAKRAIVQCQVYSFLPKQQYDTWKLIPMTFGLKDML; encoded by the coding sequence GTGAGGGTGAACGTCGACAAGACATTCGTTGCGTCGATTGCTCTGCACATCCTCGTGCTGGGATGGGGGCTGGTCACCTTTAGCAGCAAGGCTTTCATCGCGCCGGAAGAGTCGCTTCCGGTCGACATCATCTCCAGCGATCAGCTCGCGAAGATGATGTCGGGGCAGAAGACCGGCGACAAGAAAGAGCCGAAGCCCAAGGTCGAGAAGATCGCGGAAGCCAAGCCCGAGGAAGATGCCGTCGGCAAGGTCACCGAGAAGAAGGAGCTGATCAAGACCAACTCGCAGCCCGAGCCGCCGCCGAAGCCCGTCGAGAAACCGGTCGAGAAGAAGCCCGAGCCGCCCAAGCCCGTCGCCGAGGCCAAGCCGAAGGAAGAACCGAAGCCACAGGAAAAGAAGCCTGATCCGGCCAAGGAAGATCCGATCGCCGAGCTCCAGAAGAAGATGGAGACCAAGAAGCCGCCGCCGAAGCCCGTTGAGCAGAAGGTCGCGGCGGTGCAGCCTCAGCAGCAGCCGAAGCCGAAGGAGCGCTCGTTCGACCCCGCGCAGATCCAGCGCGATCTCGACAAGCGTTCCGCGACCCGGCACGAGCTCTCCGGCGCGGCGCTGAATGCGTCGGCGGCGCTGGGATCGACCACGGGAACGTCCGCCAACAACGTCGCGACCTGGCAAGGTGCATTCCAGGGTGCGGTCAAGCGCTGCTTCACGCCCACTTACAACGGGCAGGACGCCAACCTGTATGAAGCCGACATCGACATTCCCATGAAGATCGACGGCTCGCTCGCGTCCGAGCCAGTCATCGTCGCAGTGCGAGGACCGTCACGGTCGATCGCCCAGGCTGTGGCGGAAAGCGCCAAGCGCGCCATCGTGCAGTGTCAGGTCTATTCATTCTTGCCGAAACAGCAATACGACACCTGGAAGCTCATTCCGATGACTTTCGGTCTGAAAGACATGTTGTGA
- the tolR gene encoding protein TolR, giving the protein MAMNVASSSGGGGRRGRRKPVVAEINVTPMVDVMLVLLIIFMVSAPMLTVGVPLDLPQTQAKSLENNDQKPLQMSVDIKGKVFINDAEVAINDLVPKLKAITDARGGLEERIYLRADKKADYGTVARVMGLLSGAGFKKLALVTEADQG; this is encoded by the coding sequence ATGGCGATGAACGTAGCGAGTTCGTCCGGAGGCGGCGGACGCCGTGGCCGGCGCAAGCCGGTCGTGGCCGAGATCAATGTCACGCCGATGGTCGACGTGATGCTGGTGCTGCTCATCATCTTCATGGTGTCGGCGCCGATGCTGACGGTCGGCGTGCCGCTCGACCTGCCGCAGACCCAGGCCAAGAGCCTCGAAAACAACGACCAGAAGCCGCTTCAGATGTCGGTCGACATCAAGGGCAAGGTGTTCATCAACGACGCCGAGGTTGCGATCAACGATCTGGTGCCGAAGCTGAAGGCGATCACGGACGCGCGCGGCGGGCTCGAGGAACGCATCTATCTGCGTGCCGACAAGAAGGCAGATTACGGCACGGTGGCCAGGGTCATGGGCCTGTTGTCGGGGGCAGGCTTCAAGAAGCTGGCGCTCGTCACCGAGGCGGATCAGGGGTAA
- the tolQ gene encoding protein TolQ, with protein MNPADVAQSALPVAASADVSLIALFWQAHWIVKGVMLGLLACSVWVWAIAIDKIFLYARTRRSMDRFEQAFWSGESIEELYRTLSAKPTHSMAACFVAAMREWKRSFESHARSVAGLQMRIDKVMNVSIAREVERLERRLLVLATVGSAGPFVGLFGTVWGIMSSFQSIAASKNTSLAVVAPGIAEALFATAVGLIAAIPATIFYNKFTSEVNRQAQRLEGFADEFSAILSRQIDERG; from the coding sequence ATGAATCCGGCCGACGTGGCTCAGTCAGCCCTTCCGGTTGCCGCTTCCGCGGACGTGTCGCTGATCGCGCTGTTCTGGCAGGCTCACTGGATCGTGAAAGGGGTCATGCTGGGGCTTCTCGCCTGCTCGGTGTGGGTCTGGGCCATCGCCATCGACAAGATCTTCCTTTATGCGCGCACCCGCCGCTCGATGGACCGCTTCGAGCAGGCCTTCTGGTCCGGCGAGTCGATCGAGGAGCTCTATCGCACCCTGTCGGCCAAGCCGACGCATTCGATGGCGGCCTGTTTCGTGGCGGCGATGCGCGAGTGGAAGCGCTCGTTCGAGAGCCACGCGCGCTCGGTCGCCGGCCTCCAGATGCGCATCGACAAGGTGATGAACGTCTCGATCGCGCGCGAGGTCGAGCGCCTGGAACGCCGCCTGCTGGTGCTCGCGACCGTCGGCTCCGCCGGCCCCTTCGTCGGCCTGTTCGGCACGGTCTGGGGCATCATGTCGAGCTTCCAGTCGATCGCGGCGTCGAAAAATACCTCTCTGGCGGTGGTGGCTCCCGGTATTGCCGAAGCGCTGTTTGCGACCGCCGTCGGCCTTATCGCCGCCATTCCTGCCACTATTTTCTACAATAAGTTCACCTCCGAGGTGAACCGGCAGGCCCAGCGACTTGAAGGCTTCGCCGATGAATTTTCAGCCATTCTCTCCCGTCAGATCGACGAGCGAGGCTGA